A single genomic interval of Halobacillus halophilus DSM 2266 harbors:
- a CDS encoding DUF2768 domain-containing protein produces MSESMLNMYISFAGILFLFLAIGLIFLSRYKLKGVISGIVAFLAYMFMILGGLIIFYIVFSGPTA; encoded by the coding sequence ATGTCTGAGTCAATGCTCAATATGTACATCTCTTTTGCTGGAATTTTATTCTTATTTCTGGCGATTGGGTTAATTTTTTTAAGCCGATATAAATTAAAAGGCGTGATTTCTGGGATTGTGGCTTTTTTAGCCTATATGTTTATGATTCTGGGAGGTCTCATTATATTTTACATCGTATTTAGTGGACCGACAGCTTAA
- a CDS encoding stage VI sporulation protein F — MSDFQKNIFDHLKKKANIDAEDVFNVANSVQNANFKDEKTVRRLVRQLAKIANKPVSKQKEDKIVEAITKQDMPLDMNTLGKFLKG; from the coding sequence ATGAGTGATTTTCAAAAGAATATCTTTGATCATTTGAAAAAGAAAGCTAATATCGACGCAGAAGATGTTTTTAACGTGGCAAATTCTGTTCAAAATGCTAATTTTAAAGATGAGAAAACGGTGCGGCGTTTAGTACGTCAATTGGCAAAAATAGCAAACAAACCGGTTTCTAAGCAAAAAGAAGATAAGATTGTTGAAGCTATCACGAAACAGGATATGCCTTTGGATATGAATACTTTAGGTAAGTTTTTAAAAGGATAG